A window of Stutzerimonas stutzeri genomic DNA:
TGCCGTCTTGATCGGCCGCGGCTTCACGTCGGACGGCAGGTCATTGATCTTGCCCGCCTGGCGCTCGGCGAAGAACGAATGGATCAGCGCGCCACGCTGCGGCGAGTTCAGGCATTCGGCGAAGAGTTCACGCTCGCGCTTGAGGCCCTCGGCCAGTGGCAACTTGGTTGCCGCCTCGACCGCAGCGATACAGCGCAGCGGCGAAAACAGCCCCGGCATGCGCTTGGCAACTTCAGCGTGCTTGGCGCGGATCAATGCCTCGTTATCGGCGCTTTCGAGCCCGCTGGTCTGCTCACCACTGCGCCGCGGCACGCGGCCTTCCTCGACCATGCGACGAGCGTAGGCCAGACCGGCCTCGACCAGATCACCGTCGAACAGCTCATCGACGATGTGGTGCTCGACCGCCTCCGCTGCGCCGATCGGCGTGCCGCTGACAATCATGTCCAGCGCCTTCGCAACCCCGGCCAGCCGCGGCAAGCGCTGGGTGCCGCCAGCGCCGGGCAGCAGTCCCAGCTTCACTTCCGGCAGACCGACCTTGGCGTCCTTGCGGGCGATGCGGTAATGGCAGCCCAGCGCGACTTCCAGCCCGCCGCCAAGCGCGGTGCCATGAATGACCGCAACGCTCGGCTTGCTGCTGCCTTCGATAGCTTCGATAACTTCCGGCAGGCTCGGCGCCTGGGGCGGCTTGCCAAATTCCTTGATGTCGGCGCCGGCAATAAAGGTACTGCCCTCGCAGACCAGCACCACCGCACGCACCTGAGCATCCGCTTCCGCGCTCTGGAAGGTCTGCAGCAGGCCCTGGCGCACGGCGTGGCCGAGTGCATTGACCGGTGGGTTGTTGACCGTGATCAGAGCGATCTCGCCCTGAAGTTCGAGCCGTACGACGTCCGGCATGGCAGGCCTCCGCTTAGTGAAATGCTGATTGGATTTGTTATTTCACGGAATCATGTTTCGCACAGCAGAATAAAGGGCTCACGTTACGCATGTCGATAGCTGAAAGAGCCACGCGTTCTATCGAGATAAAAGGACGTAAAGCGGGCGCAAGGCTTGATATTGCAGGCCGCCCGGCTGAGGCCGGACAGCACTATCAATCAGAGGAATGTCAGCGCCAAAGCCAGCGCGGCGGGTTCAGCCGGTAACCGCATGACGAGGGGCGCGAGTGAGCAAGTCGGGGTCGATACGCAGCAGGCGCACCGTGCGTTCGCCGGCCAGGCTGGCAGGATCGGCATCGGCTGGCAGCTCCACCAGCAGTCGCGTCAGGTTGAGTATCAGCGCTTCCCTGCGGAGCACGCCGGCACCTAGGGCGTAGTAGGAAGCGATCACCTGACGCAGCTCCAGCGGCAATGCCCATTGCGCACGCAGGGCCGAACCGAAGCCCGCCGCGCGCTCGCGCAGGCAGCGCTGCAGGCTCTCTTCATCCAGCGCACCGCCGCTGTCGAGCCACTCCTGCAGGCTGCGCAGCAGCGCCAGTTCGCCGATGTTTTGCAGCATGCCGGCGCTGAAGCAGAGCTCGCTGTCCAGCTTCAACTGGCGCGCCAGCCAGTGAGCCAGGCGTGCCGTTCGCAACGCCTGAATGCTCAGCTGCGCCGCCAGTTCGGCAAGCCGCGGCTCCACCAGCCTGGCGTTGTGCTGCAACGCCAGCTCCGTTACCAGTTGCAGGCTGCGCGCGGCGCCGAGCTGCCGCTGCGCCTGGATCAGGCTCAGGCACGGCGTCGTCGGTTGCACCGCATTGCTACTGGCGACGCTGATCAGCCGAGCGGTGACCTGCGGATCGCGTGCCAGTAATTCCTCGAGCTCTGCGAAATCCTGGTCGCCACCCTGCAGACGTTGCAGTGCCGTCAGCACGGCATCCAGCAGCGGCGCGCCGCGGTTGTGCGGACGCATGCGTTCGAGAAAGCTATCGAGATCATCAGTTGCAGCAACGACCGAGGCGCCGCCGTGGCCAGCGGAACGCGGCAAAAGCTTGTCCAGCCGCTGGCGCAGGTCGGTCAGGTCGTAGGGTTTGCCAAGATAGGCCGCAGGCGTCAGCGGCAGCACGGTGCGCACACTGGCGGTATCGGTACGCGCGCTGATCATCACGCATGGCAGGCGCTGGGTAGGCCCGTGTCGGCGCAGCTCACGCAGCAGCTGCCTGCCATCGAGACCGTCCAGCTCACCGTCGAGGATCAGCAGGCTGGGCGCCTGGCGCTTGCACACCGCCAGTGCGGCATGGCCGTCCACCGCTGGCTGCACGCGCATACCGGGGCGCAGCTGGCGGACTAGCTGGCAGAGCTGGTCCGCGCGCCATGGCTCGTTGTAGGCAACCAGAACGAATGAGACTTGGGCCGAGATGCTCACTGCACTACTCGCTGGAGATGTCACTACAGCCTAGCAACGGTGTGGGTAAGCGACGACAGCTCCACGAGGGATGAATCGCGCCACAGGGGTCGCGATTCTGCCCGGAGAAATGACCGACAGCCAGCCCCTGAGGCAGACTGTCGCAGGGCTTAAATGCCCAAGCAGAGGTACTTGATCTCCAGGTAATCCTCAATGCCGTACTTCGAGCCCTCACGACCCAGCCCGGACGATTTGACCCCGCCAAACGGCGCCACCTCGGTGGAGATCATGCCGGTATTGATACCAACCATCCCGTACTCCAGCGCCTCGGCGACGCGGAACACCCGGCCCAGATCGCGCGCATAGAAGTAGGAGGCCAGGCCGAACTCGGTGTCGTTGGCCTTGGCGACCGCCTCGGCCTCGTCCTTGAAGCGGAACAGCGGCGCCAGTGGACCAAAGGTTTCTTCCTTAGCCACCTTGGCGCTGTCGGGCACATCGACCAACACCGTCGGTTCGAAATAGCTGCCACCCAGCTGGTGCGCCTGGCCGCCGGCGACCAGCCGTGCGCCCTGTGCCACTGCATCCTCGATGTGCTCGCGCACCTTGGCGGCGGCGCGGTCGTCGATCAGCGGGC
This region includes:
- a CDS encoding HDOD domain-containing protein, translating into MSISAQVSFVLVAYNEPWRADQLCQLVRQLRPGMRVQPAVDGHAALAVCKRQAPSLLILDGELDGLDGRQLLRELRRHGPTQRLPCVMISARTDTASVRTVLPLTPAAYLGKPYDLTDLRQRLDKLLPRSAGHGGASVVAATDDLDSFLERMRPHNRGAPLLDAVLTALQRLQGGDQDFAELEELLARDPQVTARLISVASSNAVQPTTPCLSLIQAQRQLGAARSLQLVTELALQHNARLVEPRLAELAAQLSIQALRTARLAHWLARQLKLDSELCFSAGMLQNIGELALLRSLQEWLDSGGALDEESLQRCLRERAAGFGSALRAQWALPLELRQVIASYYALGAGVLRREALILNLTRLLVELPADADPASLAGERTVRLLRIDPDLLTRAPRHAVTG